The genome window TCGCGGGCATCGATTGTGCATCGGGCCGCCGGGGAAGCTGCCGCCGCGCAGTGCTCGCGATGAAACTGCCCCTGGAGTCTCCGATGGCCAAACGGTCTTCTCGTGGTGATTCGAGTTCCAAGTCCCGGAAGTCAGCCAAGATTGAGGACCTGGAGGGGGACGTCGAAGTGGGAACGGGGGAGCGTCTCACGAGCAACCAAGGGGTCCCGATCAATGACGATCACAACTCCCTGAAGGCGGGCGACCGCGGACCGACCCTGCTGGAAGATTTCCTGCTCCGGGAGAAGATCACGCACTTCGACCACGAGCGGATTCCCGAACGGGTGGTCCACGCCCGCGGCAGCGGAGCCCACGGCTACTTCGAACTCAGCGAGTCGCTGTCGGACTACAGCCGGGCCGCCTTCCTGCAGGAGCCCGGAAAGCGGACGCCGGTCTTCGTGCGGTTCTCGACGGTCGCCGGGTCCCGTGGATCGAGCGATCTGGCCCGCGACGTCCGGGGCTTCGCGATCAAGTTCTATACGGAGGAGGGGAACTTCGACCTCGTCGGGAACAACATGCCGGTGTTCTTCATCCAGGACGCGATGAAGTTCCCCGACCTGATCCACGCGGTGAAGCCCGAGCCGCACAACGAGATCCCGCAGGCGGCGAGCGCTCACGACACGTTCTGGGACTTCATCTCCCTGACCCCGGAATCGGCCCACATGATCATGTGGGTCATGTCGGACCGGGCCATTCCCCGCAGCCTGCGGATGATGGAGGGCTTCGGCGTCCATACCTTCCGGCTGGTGAACGCCGACGGGAAGTCGCACTTCGTCAAGTGGCACCTCAAGCCGGCCCTGGGGCTCAAGTCGGTCCTGTGGGACGAGGCCCTGCGGATCTCCGGGGCCGACCCCGATTTTCACCGCCGCGACCTGTGGGAAGCGATCGAGACCGGGAACTTTCCCGAGTGGGAGGTGGGGATCCAGATCGTCCCTGAAGAAGACGAGCGGAAGTTCGACTTCGACCTCCTCGACCCGACGAAGATCATCCCCGAGGAGCTGGTCCCGGTGACGCCGATCGGGAAGCTCGTCCTGGACCGGAACCCGGACAACTTCTTTGCCGAGGTGGAACAGGTCGCGTTCCATATCGGGCACGTCGTGCCGGGGATCGACTTCACGAACGACCCGCTCCTGCAGGGGCGGCTCTTCTCCTACACGGACACGCAGCTCATCCGGCTCGGCGGCCCCAACTTCCATGAGATCCCGATCAACCGCCCGATCGCCCCGCTGCACAACAACCAACGGGATGGCGTCATGCGGCAGATGATCAACCGCGGCCGGACCGCCTACGACCCGAACACGCTGGCCGACGGGGCCCCGCGGCAGGCGACCGCGGCGGAAGGGGGCTTTACCTCGTACCCCGAGCGGATCGCCGCGGCGAAGGTCCGGGCCCGCAGCCCGAGCTTCACCGACCACTTCACACAGGCGGCGATGTTCTTCCACAGCCAGTCGGAGATCGAGCAGCGACACATCGTCAACGCCCTGCGGTTCGAGCTCGGCAAGTGCGAGAGCGAGGCGGTCCGGACGCGGATGGTCTACGTCCTGTCGCAGATCGACGACGGCCTGGCGAACGACGTCGCGACCGGCCTGGGGCTCAAGGTCCCGAAGAAGATCGACGGCCCGCTGAACGCCAACGTCGGGGCCGACACCGACCCCCGGCGGCTCCAGCCGAAGAAGTTCACCGGCACCCCGCACGACTCGCCACCGCTCAGCATCGTTCGCTCGGCCAAGCCGGGAATGGAGACCGCCAAGGTCGCGATCCTCGTCGCCGACGGTTTCGAAGCGGCGGACGTTCAGGCGCTCCGCCAGGCGATCGAGTCCGCGGGGGGGATGGCCAAGATCGTCGCGCCGCACGGCGGGACGGTGGCGAGCGCCGAGGGGGACGCGCTTCCGGTCGATTTCAGCCTGCCGACCGTCGCGTCGGTCCTGTTCGACGCCGTCTGCGTTGCGGGGGGAGAGAACACGGTGGCCGTCCTGGGGGCGGATAACCGCGCGGTCGAGTTCGTCGAGGAGGCGTTCAAGCACTGCAAGGCAATCGCGGCCGTGGG of Planctomyces sp. SH-PL14 contains these proteins:
- a CDS encoding catalase, whose translation is MAKRSSRGDSSSKSRKSAKIEDLEGDVEVGTGERLTSNQGVPINDDHNSLKAGDRGPTLLEDFLLREKITHFDHERIPERVVHARGSGAHGYFELSESLSDYSRAAFLQEPGKRTPVFVRFSTVAGSRGSSDLARDVRGFAIKFYTEEGNFDLVGNNMPVFFIQDAMKFPDLIHAVKPEPHNEIPQAASAHDTFWDFISLTPESAHMIMWVMSDRAIPRSLRMMEGFGVHTFRLVNADGKSHFVKWHLKPALGLKSVLWDEALRISGADPDFHRRDLWEAIETGNFPEWEVGIQIVPEEDERKFDFDLLDPTKIIPEELVPVTPIGKLVLDRNPDNFFAEVEQVAFHIGHVVPGIDFTNDPLLQGRLFSYTDTQLIRLGGPNFHEIPINRPIAPLHNNQRDGVMRQMINRGRTAYDPNTLADGAPRQATAAEGGFTSYPERIAAAKVRARSPSFTDHFTQAAMFFHSQSEIEQRHIVNALRFELGKCESEAVRTRMVYVLSQIDDGLANDVATGLGLKVPKKIDGPLNANVGADTDPRRLQPKKFTGTPHDSPPLSIVRSAKPGMETAKVAILVADGFEAADVQALRQAIESAGGMAKIVAPHGGTVASAEGDALPVDFSLPTVASVLFDAVCVAGGENTVAVLGADNRAVEFVEEAFKHCKAIAAVGTGVEFLNGTRVQKGIEGGDPAVVTGSEGAAKKVAKGFVEQASQHRNWDRELQTLPNG